The Terriglobus roseus sequence CCATACTTCTGGCGTGCGCTGTCTCGGATTCTGTCTGGTATTTCGCTGGAGTCCGTTACGGGGCAAGAGTGGTGAAGCTGGTGTGCCGGCTTTCGATGGAGGCTTCCGCCTGCGTCAAGAAGACGGAGAGTTCCTTTGGCAAGCATGGCTCAACCACTTTATTGTTCGCGAAATTCATCCCCGGCCTGTCGACCGTAGCGCCGCCCATCGCGGGACAGACCGGCATGAGCTACGGCCGCTTCCTGTTCTTCGATCTCGTGGGCTCCCTGATTTGGTCTTCGGCGTACGTTTTTGGCGGCCGTTTCTTTGGTGACATCGCCAAGCGCTACTCGCCTTTCTTCCACTTCCTTGGGCACTTCGGCGTCTTGCTCTTCGCTGCGGCGATTGTCTTCTTTGTGCTCCGCCGGATCTGGCGGCAGCGTGAGTTCCTGAAGAATCTGAAGGATGCGGGTATCACCGGGCCTGAACTGAACGAGATGCTCCTGGCGTCCGAGGAGAACCACACGCGCGCGCCGTTCATCGTAGATTTGCGCCACCCGCTGGACTATCTCCCCGATCCCCGCGTGCTCCCGGGCGCCATTCGCATCAGCCCCACGGAGCTCGAAAAGCATTGCGATCTTCTGCCGCGCGATACGGACGTCATTCTCTACTGCACCTGCCCGAACGATGAGACGAGCGGGACCCTGGCACAGCGCTTGCAAAAGCTGGGCGTCCATCGTGTCCGTCCACTTCGCGGTGGCTTCGAGGGATGGCGCGACGCCGGCTTGCCGCTGGTCGAATACGACGCGACCAAGCCACACGAGACCGCTCCCGAACTGGTGGAAGCCGCCGCAGCATAAGGCGCTGTCGCCTCATGCTGATGGAGTGACTTGCTAAGTTGCTGGCTCGCTGCTCTAGTAGAGACACACCTCTGCTTCAGGAGCTTTCATGCCACACCCGTGTGCCGTGCGCCGCGCGCTTTTCGCCGCTGCCGCCTTTGCTCTTTCTGCAACTTTTGCAATCGCACAGCCCCCTGCTGGGCAGCCGCGCCGTCCCCAGCTTCCGGATACCGGCGGACGTTCCGCCACTTACGATCCGCTCAAAACCTTTGCGCCCTTCACCATGCCGGACGGAGCCAATAGCTACCGCAGCGGCAACGGCGCTCCTGGCCCCGCCTTCTGGGCCAACCAGGCGGACTACGAGATGCACGCGTCCATCGACGCGGCAACGCAGACGCTGACCAACGATGAGGTCATCACGTATACCAACAACAGCCCGGACACGCTGAACAGTCTCTGGCTGCAGGTGGAACAGAACACCTACCGTACGGACAGCCGCGCACGTTCCTTCGCAGGTGGCAGTCGTCGTCCCGGTGCGGACCAGTCCTCGGAAGGCACGATCTTCGAGTTAATGGAATTGATGGGATCCGGGAAGAACGCAAAGGCAGAGAAGGCCACGTACGTCCTCAGTGACACACGAGCCAGGATCGATCTGCCCGCAGGTCTGCCGCATGGCGCCCAGATTAAGGTCCACATCAAGTATCACTACAAGGTTCCGGGGCCATGGGGAGGCCGCACTTCCGTCGGCAAGTCCAAGGATGGCTACGAGATCTACGACATCGCCCAGTGGTACCCGCGTATGTGCGTCTATGACGACATCCGCGGATGGGACACGCAGCCGTTCCTGGGCAACGAGTTTTACACAGAGTTTGGCAATTACGACAACTACATCACGGTGCCGGCGAACATGCTCGTGGCTGGCTCCGGTGTCCTGGTCAACGAGAAGGATGTCCTGACCAAGGCCGAGATCGATCGCCTGGCACAGGCTCGTACCAGCGATAAGACCGTCATGATTCGCACCGTTGCAGAGATCAAGGACCCGGCAAGCCGTCCGAAGCAGGACGGCACACTAACGTGGCACTACCACATGGACCACACGCGCGATGCCGTCTTCTCGGCTTCGGCGGGGTTCGTCTGGGACGGTGCAAAGATCAATCTGCCCGGTGGCAAGACGGCTCTCTCCCTCAGCTTCTATCCGGCAGAGTCCGCAGGCGAGGAAGGCTGGGGCCGCACCACCGAGTACGCCAAGGACACCATCGAGAACATGTCGCATGACTGGTACAGCTACCCCTGGCCCGTCATGACGAATGTCGCCGGCTTCTCGTCTGGCATGGAGTACCCGGCGATGGTCTTTGACGGGATCAACTCGAAGAACAAGGGCCTGTTCGTCGTCACGGCGCACGAAGTCGGACACACGTGGTTCCCCATGATCGTGCAGTCGAACGAGCGTCGCGATGCGTGGATGGACGAGGGCTTCAATACCTTCATCGACATCTACGAGAGCGATCAATTCCAGAAGGGTATCTGGGGACCGAAGCGTGACGGCGAGTACGCACCGGGCGGCGGCTATCCTGCCGACGAGATCGCAAAGGTCATCGCCGACCCCGAAGCGCCGGTCATGCTGAGCCGCGCAGACGCCATCCGCGAGAAGTACCGCCACCCCATCACCTACTTCAAGTCCGCAGAGGGACTGTACATTCTGCGGGAGGAGATTATGGGCCACGAGGTTTTCGACCGCGCCTTCCGCAAGTACATCAAGGACTGGGCCTTCAAGCACCCCACGCCCAGCGACTTCTTCCGTGCCATGGCAAGCGAAGGCGGGGAAGACCTGGATTACTTCTGGCGCGGTTGGTACGCCAACAACTGGACAATGGACATGGCAGCCAAGAACCTGAAGTGGGTTGACGCAGCCGATACATCCAAGGGTTCGGTCGTGACCATTGTGCAGAACGGCCAGCTCGTCATCCCGACATGGGTTGAGGTGAAGTTCGAAGACGGTACATCGATGAAGACCAAGCTGCCTGCTGAAACGTGGATGCAGAAGGCGACTTATGACATGGCCATTACGTCGCCAAAGAAGGTCGCATCCGTCGTCATCGACCCTGATCACCGCGTTCCCGACACGGACCGGAGCAACAATGAAACAAGGCAGTAACTGCCTTCAGTCCGACGAGCCAGACGCAGCGGTCATACCAGCCGCTGCGTTTTGCTTTCTGCTACTCGAGTGGCAGCTGGCCGAATGCATCGGCAATCCCCACTCTAAGGAAAAAGAAACAAAAACATCACGTCATATTCCCCTTGGCATGGCTAAGCTGTTCGCACATCAAGCAGCGGCCACCACCGGGAGATCAAAATGCAGCGACGGGATTTTGTGAAGTTGAGTATGCTTTCTGCACCATCGCTCATGCTGGCGCAGTCCACACCGACAACGAGCGATGTGCGTACCGTTTCGGCGGGCGCAGACATCCTGGGCGAAGCCCATTCCCTGGGCTTCAGCAAGATCTTCTTCAAGGCGACCGCCGCGGAGACTGACGGCGGCATGTTCGTGATGGAGCACAACAACCTTGCCAAGGGCGGACCCTTCCGGCATGTGCATCCGGCTCAGGATGAATGGCTGTATGCGATGGAAGGGGAATTCCGCGTCGAGATCGGGACGCAGAAGTTCACGTTGCATCCTGGCGACTCGATCCTGATGCCGCGCAAGATTCCCCACGTCTGGGCCCAGACCGGTGACTCGCCCGGCAAGCTGCTGATTGCCTTTACGCCAGCCGGAAACATGGAGGCCTTCTTCCGCGAGTTCGGGAAAACCGGCAAACTCCCTACCGATGCATCCGTGCTGAGCCAGTATGGCCTGGAGCGACTAGGCCCGCCACTCAGCATCTAGCGCCATCGCGCGGAACGATGCGGTCCAATATCGAATCCAGAGAGAAGTACACTGCACTGCATGAGGATCACACGCGTCGGCGAACACGGCCTGCAACTCACCCGTCTTGGCTTCGTCAACTGCTACCTGGTCCGTGAGGACGCTGGCTACACGCTCATTGATGCGAGCCTGAAAGGCTCGGCGGATGAGATCCTCAAGGCCACAGGCACTATGCCCATCAAGCGCATCCTGCTGACGCATCCGCACGTCGATCATGTGGGCAGCGTCGATGCGCTGATCGCAAAGATGCCGGACGTTCCGCTGGGGGGCAGTGAGAGGATCGTCCCATTGCTGCACCAACCGCCGGACAAGTCTCTGCGTCCGGGAGAGACGGGTCCTGCGCGCGGTGGTCTGCCGGGTATCGCATCGAAGCTAAGCTTCTTCGTGGAAGATGGAGACCGGGTGGGTTCTTTGCTGGCGATCAGCACGCCCGGCCATATCCATGGGCACTTGGCTTTTCTGGACGAGCGTGACGGCACACTCTATGCCGGTGATGAACTCGCGACCATCGGCGGGCTACGCATCACCGGATGGGCACCTTGGTGGTTCCCGATGAAGGCCTTCTCAGACCGGGCCACGGCAAAGCAGACCGCAGTCAAGCTTCTCAACTACGACGTTCGACGCTACGCCTGCGGACATGGCTCGGTGGTCGAAGGCGATCTCGCGGTGCTGCAGCAGGCGATCGCCGAGGCGAACCTTTAGACCTTGCAGGGAAGCCCACAGCAAGGCATACCCTGACAGCCAACCCTCATGCCTTGGTACATTGGTTGTGTCACCTGCAACTCAATCGTGTGTGCCTGTCCTGCAAGGGGAGTGCCTGATCGACGATGGACCCGTCCGGGCCGTCGCGTCGGACACCGTCCCTTAGTCTCTGCCGTCGCTGTCTAAGGAGTCCGTTTCATGCGTCGTATTGCTGCAGCATCCCTAGCCCTTCTTCTGCCCATCTCCGCCATTACCCAGCAGGCACAGAAACCGCTTCTAGGCTTCACACCGCAGACGGAAGCGACGGAACGCACGTGGGAGAAGAAGTTTCTCGCGATCCCTACTTCGAAAAACATCGTCGACAACATGCATCGCCTCGCCGCACACCCGCACAACGTAGGTTCTGCCGCGCAACGTGCGAATGCCGAATGGATGGTGGCACAGTACAAGTCGTGGGGATGGGACGCAAAGATCGAGCAGTTCGATGTGCTGTATCCCACGCCCAAGGTCCGCGTCCTTGAGCTGCTGGGCAGCAAGCCGTACAAGGCGAAACTTGAAGAGCCGG is a genomic window containing:
- a CDS encoding M1 family metallopeptidase, whose product is MPHPCAVRRALFAAAAFALSATFAIAQPPAGQPRRPQLPDTGGRSATYDPLKTFAPFTMPDGANSYRSGNGAPGPAFWANQADYEMHASIDAATQTLTNDEVITYTNNSPDTLNSLWLQVEQNTYRTDSRARSFAGGSRRPGADQSSEGTIFELMELMGSGKNAKAEKATYVLSDTRARIDLPAGLPHGAQIKVHIKYHYKVPGPWGGRTSVGKSKDGYEIYDIAQWYPRMCVYDDIRGWDTQPFLGNEFYTEFGNYDNYITVPANMLVAGSGVLVNEKDVLTKAEIDRLAQARTSDKTVMIRTVAEIKDPASRPKQDGTLTWHYHMDHTRDAVFSASAGFVWDGAKINLPGGKTALSLSFYPAESAGEEGWGRTTEYAKDTIENMSHDWYSYPWPVMTNVAGFSSGMEYPAMVFDGINSKNKGLFVVTAHEVGHTWFPMIVQSNERRDAWMDEGFNTFIDIYESDQFQKGIWGPKRDGEYAPGGGYPADEIAKVIADPEAPVMLSRADAIREKYRHPITYFKSAEGLYILREEIMGHEVFDRAFRKYIKDWAFKHPTPSDFFRAMASEGGEDLDYFWRGWYANNWTMDMAAKNLKWVDAADTSKGSVVTIVQNGQLVIPTWVEVKFEDGTSMKTKLPAETWMQKATYDMAITSPKKVASVVIDPDHRVPDTDRSNNETRQ
- a CDS encoding MBL fold metallo-hydrolase, which codes for MRITRVGEHGLQLTRLGFVNCYLVREDAGYTLIDASLKGSADEILKATGTMPIKRILLTHPHVDHVGSVDALIAKMPDVPLGGSERIVPLLHQPPDKSLRPGETGPARGGLPGIASKLSFFVEDGDRVGSLLAISTPGHIHGHLAFLDERDGTLYAGDELATIGGLRITGWAPWWFPMKAFSDRATAKQTAVKLLNYDVRRYACGHGSVVEGDLAVLQQAIAEANL
- a CDS encoding VTT domain-containing protein, coding for MPIALDFFVHYAYGILFLWVLVEQLGVPVPSVPLLIAAGTLTATHRIHAIPAMFAILLACAVSDSVWYFAGVRYGARVVKLVCRLSMEASACVKKTESSFGKHGSTTLLFAKFIPGLSTVAPPIAGQTGMSYGRFLFFDLVGSLIWSSAYVFGGRFFGDIAKRYSPFFHFLGHFGVLLFAAAIVFFVLRRIWRQREFLKNLKDAGITGPELNEMLLASEENHTRAPFIVDLRHPLDYLPDPRVLPGAIRISPTELEKHCDLLPRDTDVILYCTCPNDETSGTLAQRLQKLGVHRVRPLRGGFEGWRDAGLPLVEYDATKPHETAPELVEAAAA
- a CDS encoding cupin domain-containing protein, whose product is MLSAPSLMLAQSTPTTSDVRTVSAGADILGEAHSLGFSKIFFKATAAETDGGMFVMEHNNLAKGGPFRHVHPAQDEWLYAMEGEFRVEIGTQKFTLHPGDSILMPRKIPHVWAQTGDSPGKLLIAFTPAGNMEAFFREFGKTGKLPTDASVLSQYGLERLGPPLSI